Proteins found in one Chaetodon auriga isolate fChaAug3 chromosome 12, fChaAug3.hap1, whole genome shotgun sequence genomic segment:
- the LOC143329876 gene encoding uncharacterized protein LOC143329876 isoform X2: protein MTTRAAYFSPSEAKILMEAYEEMKEQIKKKGNTATVIKQRQKAWQSIADRLNALNMTGPKRTWQQVKIKYKNILQNAVKKKTQMQDTGGGSPKADLTPAEDKALAHNKGRPVLEGIPGGTDTNICPSQEATRFIQVSGNTVTLLESPTPEDADPVTAAAAAAAAAAADDGEDEETISLDSRRHEDPDAVPGESQPGNINSQTIKQLYATHLRRQIQLADVEMAYKTKKLEDLALESEIKRRTMRKLELEIKKLERELREDDTS, encoded by the exons ATGACAACTAGAGCGGCGTACTTTTCCCCGTCGGAGGCAAAAATCCTCATGGAGGCTTACGAGGAGATGAAGgagcaaattaaaaagaaaggcaacaccgccacagttataaaacaaagacagaaagcgTGGCAAAGTATTGCAGACCGCCTGAATGC attaaACATGACTGGGCCAAAAcggacatggcagcaagtcaagattaaatacaagaacatcttgcagaatg CGGTCAAAAAGAAAACCCAAATGCAAGACACAGGTGGTGGGTCACCAAAAGCAGACCTCACCCCAGCAGAGGACAAAGCCTTGGCACACAACAAAGGCAGGCCTGTGTTGGAGGGGATCCCTGGGgggacagacacaaacatatgtCCCTCCCAAGAAGCCACCCGCTTCATACAAG TATCTGgcaacactgtcacactgttggAGTCACCAACACCAGAAGATGCTGATCCAGTGA cagcagcagcagcagcagcagcagcagcagcagcagatgacgGCGAAGATGAGGAGACCATCTCTCTGGATTCTCGAAGGCATGAG GACCCAGATGCTGTACCGGGAGAAAGCCAGCCTGGCAACATA AACTCACAAACTATCAAACAGCTGTATGCCACCCATCTACGACGGCAAATACAACTGGCAGATGTGGAGATGgcctacaaaacaaaaaagctaGAAGACCTCGCACTGGAGTCCGAAATAAAAAGGAGGACAATGAGAAAACTGGAGCTCGAAATAAAAAAACTTGAGCGGGAG CTCCGAGAAGATGACacatcttaa
- the LOC143329876 gene encoding uncharacterized protein LOC143329876 isoform X1 produces the protein MTTRAAYFSPSEAKILMEAYEEMKEQIKKKGNTATVIKQRQKAWQSIADRLNALNMTGPKRTWQQVKIKYKNILQNAVKKKTQMQDTGGGSPKADLTPAEDKALAHNKGRPVLEGIPGGTDTNICPSQEATRFIQVSGNTVTLLESPTPEDADPVTAAAAAAAAAAADDGEDEETISLDSRRHEDPDAVPGESQPGNIVSINGRTFPLCKIPTVLIVVRLQNSQTIKQLYATHLRRQIQLADVEMAYKTKKLEDLALESEIKRRTMRKLELEIKKLERELREDDTS, from the exons ATGACAACTAGAGCGGCGTACTTTTCCCCGTCGGAGGCAAAAATCCTCATGGAGGCTTACGAGGAGATGAAGgagcaaattaaaaagaaaggcaacaccgccacagttataaaacaaagacagaaagcgTGGCAAAGTATTGCAGACCGCCTGAATGC attaaACATGACTGGGCCAAAAcggacatggcagcaagtcaagattaaatacaagaacatcttgcagaatg CGGTCAAAAAGAAAACCCAAATGCAAGACACAGGTGGTGGGTCACCAAAAGCAGACCTCACCCCAGCAGAGGACAAAGCCTTGGCACACAACAAAGGCAGGCCTGTGTTGGAGGGGATCCCTGGGgggacagacacaaacatatgtCCCTCCCAAGAAGCCACCCGCTTCATACAAG TATCTGgcaacactgtcacactgttggAGTCACCAACACCAGAAGATGCTGATCCAGTGA cagcagcagcagcagcagcagcagcagcagcagcagatgacgGCGAAGATGAGGAGACCATCTCTCTGGATTCTCGAAGGCATGAG GACCCAGATGCTGTACCGGGAGAAAGCCAGCCTGGCAACATAGTGAGTATTAATGGAAGGACATTCCCATTATGCAAAATTCCCACTGTGCTAATTGTCGTGCGTTTACAGAACTCACAAACTATCAAACAGCTGTATGCCACCCATCTACGACGGCAAATACAACTGGCAGATGTGGAGATGgcctacaaaacaaaaaagctaGAAGACCTCGCACTGGAGTCCGAAATAAAAAGGAGGACAATGAGAAAACTGGAGCTCGAAATAAAAAAACTTGAGCGGGAG CTCCGAGAAGATGACacatcttaa
- the LOC143329876 gene encoding uncharacterized protein LOC143329876 isoform X3: MTGPKRTWQQVKIKYKNILQNAVKKKTQMQDTGGGSPKADLTPAEDKALAHNKGRPVLEGIPGGTDTNICPSQEATRFIQVSGNTVTLLESPTPEDADPVTAAAAAAAAAAADDGEDEETISLDSRRHEDPDAVPGESQPGNIVSINGRTFPLCKIPTVLIVVRLQNSQTIKQLYATHLRRQIQLADVEMAYKTKKLEDLALESEIKRRTMRKLELEIKKLERELREDDTS; this comes from the exons ATGACTGGGCCAAAAcggacatggcagcaagtcaagattaaatacaagaacatcttgcagaatg CGGTCAAAAAGAAAACCCAAATGCAAGACACAGGTGGTGGGTCACCAAAAGCAGACCTCACCCCAGCAGAGGACAAAGCCTTGGCACACAACAAAGGCAGGCCTGTGTTGGAGGGGATCCCTGGGgggacagacacaaacatatgtCCCTCCCAAGAAGCCACCCGCTTCATACAAG TATCTGgcaacactgtcacactgttggAGTCACCAACACCAGAAGATGCTGATCCAGTGA cagcagcagcagcagcagcagcagcagcagcagcagatgacgGCGAAGATGAGGAGACCATCTCTCTGGATTCTCGAAGGCATGAG GACCCAGATGCTGTACCGGGAGAAAGCCAGCCTGGCAACATAGTGAGTATTAATGGAAGGACATTCCCATTATGCAAAATTCCCACTGTGCTAATTGTCGTGCGTTTACAGAACTCACAAACTATCAAACAGCTGTATGCCACCCATCTACGACGGCAAATACAACTGGCAGATGTGGAGATGgcctacaaaacaaaaaagctaGAAGACCTCGCACTGGAGTCCGAAATAAAAAGGAGGACAATGAGAAAACTGGAGCTCGAAATAAAAAAACTTGAGCGGGAG CTCCGAGAAGATGACacatcttaa
- the fbxo36b gene encoding LOW QUALITY PROTEIN: F-box only protein 36b (The sequence of the model RefSeq protein was modified relative to this genomic sequence to represent the inferred CDS: inserted 1 base in 1 codon; substituted 1 base at 1 genomic stop codon) has translation MASLLTDPLFETSGQGPSPSKDFYHFAVTKSKVIWKWWKISLRAVDRHSKPGELRESHEDFLNDTGLQSEVSMVFGRQVLQYTKALCEGHYDYLERLSDSLLLRIINYLELEDVCLLGRTSHRFRQLCGSEEFWEQAVRRHCNTLSAEVVSLVPEVGWRNIFLTSELQLQKLVSCRRLQTEEQQKEYVSNPNTKAXESPDESSHSDQTSGSEESHPGIIPNLSLGTVTGTGFDTTSDCDVDPGPNPEPEAGSDSSMPVSGQSVKDXRCGGNSGAEQCTEQ, from the exons ATGGCGTCCCTTCTAACAGACCCGTTGTTTGAAACGTCTGGACAGGGTCCTTCACCTAGCAAGGATTTTTATCATTTTGCTGTCACCAAGTCCAAA GTGATATGGAAATGGTGGAAGATATCCCTGAGAGCAGTTGACAGGCACTCCAAGCCAGGGGAGTTAAGGGAGTCTCACGAGGACTTCTTGAATGACACTGGGCTGCAGA GTGAGGTCAGCATGGTTTTCGGTCGCCAGGTCTTACAGTACACCAAGGCTTTGTGCGAAGGCCATTATGATTATCTGGAGCGCCTGTCTGACTCCTTACTACTGCGGATAATAAATTATCTGGAACTAGAGGATGTATGTCTGCTTGGACGAACATCACACAGGTTCAGGCAG CTGTGTGGGTCAGAGGAGTTTTGGGAGCAGGCAGTGCGGCGTCACTGCAACACACTTTCAGCTGAGGTAGTGTCTCTGGTGCCTGAGGTGGGCTGGCGCAACATCTTCTTAACCAGCGAGCTACAGCTGCAGAAGTTGGTCAGTTGCAGAAGACTGCAGACCGAGGAGCAACAGAAAGAATATGTCTCCAACCCAAATACAAAGGCATAGGAATCTCCTGATGAAAGCTCACATTCAGACCAGACATCCGGTTCTGAGGAATCTCACCCAGGCATTATACCCAATCTAAGCCTTGGCACCGTCACTGGTACTGGCTTTGACACCACCTCTGACTGTGATGTTGACCCTGGCCCTAATCCTGAACCAGAGGCTGGCTCTGATTCCAGCATGCCTGTGTCTGGCCAATCAGTGAAGG AACGTTGTGGTGGAAACAGTGGCGCAGAACAGTGCACTGAGCAATAG
- the grk7a gene encoding rhodopsin kinase grk7a translates to MCDMGGLDNLVANTAYLKAQGGDDKEMRKRRRSLSLPKPEQCASVRASIDKDFTSLCERQPVGKKFFRDFLATKPEYKLAADFLDELYDWDLAEGAAKDKARQNIINKFCKADSKNFLSFLNDEVAGKCKAVTDATFEEVMKGKVMEGVREYLKAKPFTDYQASPFFDKFLQWKEYERQPISDKYFYEFRTLGKGGFGEVCAVQVKNTGQMYACKKLCKKRLKKKGGEKMALLEKKILEKVNSLFLVNLAYAYDTKTHLCLVMTLMNGGDLKYHIYNIGYDGKGADKGIEMKRIIHYTAQITTGILHLHDMNIIYRDMKPENVLLDSQGQCRLSDLGLAIELAPEKTVTQMAGTGAYMAPELLNKTPYRTSVDWWALGCSIYEMVAGYTPFKGPESKKEKVEKEEVQRRIINEEPKWEHRCFDAVTKDIIQQFLKKKIEERLGMKNNMEDPRKHEWFKSINFPRLEAGLVDPPWTPKPNVVYAKDTGDIAEFSEIKGIEFDAKDDKFFKEFSTGAVAIQWQQEMVETGLFDELNDPNRKEGGGDPDDEKKSGTCILL, encoded by the exons ATGTGTGACATGGGGGGACTGGATAACCTGGTGGCCAACACGGCCTACCTAAAGGCTCAGGGTGGCGATGACAAGGAGATGAGAAAGCGCCGTCGCAGCTTGTCTCTCCCCAAGCCTGAGCAATGTGCTTCGGTACGAGCGTCCATCGACAAGGACTTTACATCACTTTGTGAAAGGCAGCCTGTTGGCAAAAAGTTTTTCCGTGACTTCCTGGCAACGAAGCCTGAATATAAGCTTGCTGCTGATTTCCTGGATGAGCTGTATGACTGGGATCTGGCTGAAGGTGCAGCAAAAGACAAGGCACGCCAAAACATCATCAACAAGTTCTGCAAGGCTGACTCCAAGAACTTCCTGTCCTTTCTCAATGATGAGGTTGCTGGCAAATGCAAGGCTGTGACAGATGCCACCTTTGAGGAGGTGATGAAAGGCAAAGTTATGGAAGGTGTGAGAGAATATCTAAAAGCCAAACCCTTCACAGATTACCAGGCCAGCCCATTCTTTGATAAATTCCTCCAGTGGAAAGAGTATGAGAGACAGCCCATCAGTGATAAATACTTTTATGAGTTCAGAACTCTGGGCAAAGGAGGCTTCGGAGAG GTATGCGCTGTTCAGGTGAAGAACACAGGCCAGATGTATGCCTGCAAGAAGTTGTGTAAAAAGCGACTGAAGAAGAAGGGTGGGGAGAAGATGGCCCTGTTGGAGAAGAAGATCTTGGAGAAGGTTAACAGCCTGTTTCTGGTCAACTTGGCATACGCTTATGACACCAAGACCCACCTGTGCCTTGTCATGACCCTGATGAACGGAGGAGACCTCAAGTACCACATTTACAACATAGGCTATGATGGCAAGGGCGCAGACAAGGGCATTGAGATGAAGCGCATCATCCACTACACAGCGCAGATCACCACCGGCATTCTGCATCTGCACGACATGAATATCATATACCGTGACATGAAGCCAGAGAACGTGTTGCTGGATAGCCAAGGCCAGTGCCGACTTTCAGATTTGGGTCTGGCCATCGAGCTTGCTCCAGAGAAGACTGTTACACAGATG gctgGTACTGGAGCATACATGGCCCCCGAGCTCCTGAACAAAACTCCATACAGGACATCAGTGGACTGGTGGGCCCTGGGCTGCAGTATCTATGAGATGGTGGCTGGCTACACGCCTTTCAAAGGCCCCGAGAGCAAgaaggagaaggtggagaaggAAGAGGTGCAGCGCCGCATTATCAACGAGGAGCCCAAGTGGGAGCACAGGTGCTTTGATGCTGTCACCAAGGACATCATCCAGCAGTTCCTCAAGAAGAAAATCGAAGAGCGCCTTGGCATGAA GAACAACATGGAGGATCCCAGGAAGCACGAGTGGTTCAAGTCCATCAACTTCCCCCGTCTGGAGGCCGGGCTGGTGGATCCTCCTTGGACGCCCAAGCCCAATGTTGTCTATGCTAAGGACACCGGCGACATTGCCGAATTCTCCGAGATCAAGGGCATCGAGTTTGACGCCAAGGACGATAAATTCTTCAAGGAATTTAGCACGGGCGCTGTGGCCATTCAGTGGCAGCAGGAGATGGTTGAGACCGGACTGTTTGACGAGCTTAATGATCCCAACAGGaaagagggtggaggagatCCCGATGATGAAAAGAAGTCTGGCACGTGTATATTGCTGTGA
- the atp1b3a gene encoding sodium/potassium-transporting ATPase subunit beta-3a, translating into MASTEDKPANKENTSSWKDSIYNPRTGEVLGRTASSWALILLFYLVFYCFLAGMFALTMWVLLLTLDDYVPRYRDRVPYPGLVIRPNSLDIMFNKSDPLKYAQYVKHLESFLQRYNDTEQEKNEDCPQGDYYVQDNSEDMTKKACRFKRGFLSLCSGLSDTNFGYAEGKPCVLLKMNRIIGLKPRGDPYINCTVKKENPVQMQYFPSEGRIDKMYFPYYGKKAHENYVQPLVAVKLLLAKEDYNKELPVECRVEGSDLRNNDERDKFLGRVTFRIKVVE; encoded by the exons ATGGCGAGCACCGAAGATAAACCGGCCAACAAGGAGAACACGTCCAGCTGGAAGGACTCCATCTACAACCCGAGGACCGGGGAGGTGCTGGGTCGCACGGCCAGCAGCTGGG CCCTCATCCTGCTGTTCTACCTGGTTTTCTACTGTTTCTTGGCCGGTATGTTCGCCCTGACCATGTGGGTGCTGCTGCTCACTCTGGATGACTATGTGCCAAGGTACCGAGACCGCGTTCCCTACCCAG GGTTGGTGATTCGTCCAAACTCACTGGACATCATGTTCAACAAATCCGACCCGCTCAAGTACGCACAGTATGTCAAACACTTGGAGTCCTTCCTGCAAA GATATAATGACACGGAGCAGGAGAAGAACGAGGACTGCCCCCAGGGAGATTATTATGTGCAGGACAACAGCGAGGACATGACAAAGAAGGCTTGTCGCTTCAAGAGGGGCTTCCTGAGTCTGTGCTCTGGCCTCTCTGACACCAATTTTGGATACGCTGAGGGAAAACCCTGcgtgctgctgaaaatgaacagG ATCATCGGCCTGAAGCCTCGTGGGGATCCTTACATCAACTGCACAGTAAAG AAAGAAAACCCGGTCCAAATGCAGTATTTCCCCAGCGAGGGGCGTATCGATAAGATGTATTTCCCCTACTATGGCAAGAAAGCCCAT GAGAATTACGTGCAGCCCTTGGTGGCTGTAAAGCTGCTGCTCGCCAAGGAGGACTACAACAAGGAGCTCCCGGTGGAGTGCAGGGTGGAGGGCTCTGACCTCCGCAACAACGACGAAAGGGACAAGTTCCTGGGCCGCGTCACCTTCAGGATCAAGGTGGTCGAGTGA